One segment of Xanthomonas oryzae pv. oryzae DNA contains the following:
- a CDS encoding BlaI/MecI/CopY family transcriptional regulator, translated as MSISDAEAVVMQVLWDGAPRAAEEVIAALAHTGWAEPTIKTLLNRLLSKGAVAAEKHGRKYHYAPLLAREQWVQQQSEGLLQRLFGGRVAPLVAHFSERGKLSASDIAELKRLLKELDDAP; from the coding sequence ATGTCGATCAGTGACGCAGAAGCAGTGGTGATGCAGGTGCTCTGGGATGGCGCACCGCGCGCGGCAGAAGAGGTGATTGCCGCATTGGCGCACACCGGCTGGGCCGAGCCCACCATCAAGACCTTGCTCAATCGGCTGCTCAGCAAAGGCGCCGTTGCGGCAGAAAAACACGGCCGCAAATATCACTACGCGCCGCTCCTGGCGCGCGAGCAATGGGTGCAACAGCAGAGCGAAGGATTGCTGCAGCGGCTGTTCGGCGGGCGGGTTGCACCACTGGTGGCGCACTTCAGCGAACGCGGAAAACTCAGTGCGTCCGACATTGCGGAATTGAAGCGTCTGCTCAAGGAGTTGGACGATGCACCTTGA
- a CDS encoding TonB family protein, with protein MHLDLPVLLRIALYSSAALLTCLLLRRVLRAWLGATAAYAIWAAVPLAVVAAFIPRLPRAPALPKMPALVAMPLTLQGGEHVWAGELSAVWLAGAVAMAVALWWRQRRFVRSLGALQALDGGVWAATHDVGLPVSLGIWRPRIVLPMDFDTRYTAAERSLILAHERLHLRRGDLYANLLAALLLCIGWCNPLMHLAWRAFRLDQELACDADVLTRYPGKRRSYATAMLKTQCGAAWMPTACHWNAPHALKQRVAALLGPAVDVPRARWNLRLVVALAVLVSGACWALQPAQLQGRRVPGNPLDFSTMQPPKYPADAIAAGLAGFVELQIAVSPNGTPDHIAIVRSTPAGVFDRAVLDAARHWRFAPALVDGEAVASDVRVPVKFELDPPDLDPDPASASASAIAAMDTDTEAARTPHTVARSERVASCTQAECARRGALQ; from the coding sequence ATGCACCTTGACCTGCCAGTGCTGCTGCGTATCGCGTTGTATAGCAGCGCCGCGTTGCTGACATGTCTGCTGCTGCGTCGCGTACTGCGTGCATGGTTGGGCGCAACGGCGGCGTATGCAATCTGGGCCGCTGTGCCGCTCGCAGTGGTGGCAGCTTTCATACCGCGGCTGCCGCGAGCGCCAGCATTGCCGAAGATGCCGGCATTGGTCGCGATGCCGCTCACCTTGCAAGGTGGTGAACACGTATGGGCGGGGGAGCTTTCCGCTGTCTGGTTGGCCGGTGCCGTTGCCATGGCCGTGGCGCTTTGGTGGCGGCAACGGCGATTCGTGCGCAGCCTGGGTGCATTGCAGGCGCTCGACGGCGGCGTATGGGCGGCAACGCACGATGTGGGCCTGCCGGTGTCGCTGGGTATCTGGCGCCCACGCATCGTGCTGCCGATGGATTTCGACACGCGCTATACCGCCGCCGAGCGCAGCTTGATTCTGGCGCACGAGCGCCTGCACCTGCGACGTGGCGATCTATACGCCAATCTGCTGGCTGCACTGTTGCTGTGCATCGGCTGGTGTAATCCCTTGATGCATCTGGCGTGGCGTGCGTTCCGGCTCGATCAGGAATTGGCTTGCGACGCGGACGTGCTGACGCGCTATCCGGGCAAGCGTCGTAGCTACGCCACCGCAATGCTCAAGACGCAGTGCGGTGCAGCCTGGATGCCGACCGCATGCCATTGGAATGCGCCGCATGCACTGAAGCAACGCGTGGCTGCTTTGCTGGGGCCTGCGGTAGACGTGCCGCGCGCGCGGTGGAACCTGCGTTTGGTAGTCGCATTGGCGGTGTTGGTCAGCGGCGCCTGCTGGGCGTTGCAGCCTGCACAGCTGCAGGGCAGGCGCGTACCCGGCAATCCGCTGGACTTCAGCACTATGCAGCCGCCCAAGTATCCGGCTGATGCCATCGCTGCAGGCCTGGCGGGGTTTGTCGAACTGCAGATCGCGGTGAGCCCAAATGGAACACCCGACCACATCGCCATCGTGCGCAGCACGCCGGCGGGTGTGTTCGATCGGGCCGTGCTCGACGCGGCACGCCACTGGCGTTTCGCACCTGCGCTGGTGGACGGCGAGGCCGTAGCGTCCGACGTACGCGTGCCGGTGAAGTTCGAATTGGATCCGCCGGACCTGGATCCGGACCCGGCGTCGGCGTCGGCGTCGGCAATCGCAGCGATGGACACCGATACCGAGGCTGCCCGAACGCCGCACACGGTCGCACGGTCCGAGCGCGTTGCCAGCTGCACCCAAGCCGAATGCGCGAGACGCGGAGCGCTGCAATGA
- the modC gene encoding molybdenum ABC transporter ATP-binding protein translates to MLDIDLQLQRGAFERHIRIQDAARVVALAGPSGAGKTTVLNAIAGLVRPHSGHIRIDGRCLYDTGQGIDLPTHQRRIGYVFQDARLFPHLDVRRNLRYGRHARGTAPFGFDDVVALLGIAPLLQRRPRNLSGGEAQRVAIGRALLAQPAILLFDEPLSALDQARREELIPYLQRVRDEIRLPMLYVSHNPDEVQRIADNVHVLD, encoded by the coding sequence ATGCTGGATATCGATCTGCAGCTGCAACGCGGCGCATTCGAACGCCATATCCGTATCCAGGACGCTGCGCGTGTGGTGGCGCTGGCGGGCCCATCCGGTGCCGGCAAGACCACGGTGCTCAACGCGATTGCCGGCCTGGTGCGTCCCCACTCCGGGCATATCCGCATCGATGGACGCTGCCTGTACGACACAGGGCAAGGGATCGATTTGCCCACGCATCAGCGCCGGATCGGTTACGTGTTTCAGGATGCGCGGCTGTTCCCGCATCTGGATGTGCGGCGCAACCTGCGCTATGGCCGGCATGCGCGCGGCACGGCGCCGTTCGGCTTCGACGATGTGGTTGCCTTGCTCGGCATCGCGCCGCTGTTGCAACGCCGGCCACGCAACCTGTCTGGTGGCGAGGCCCAGCGCGTGGCGATTGGCCGCGCCCTGCTGGCGCAACCGGCGATCCTGCTGTTCGACGAACCGTTATCGGCTCTGGATCAGGCGCGCCGCGAAGAATTGATCCCGTATCTGCAACGTGTGCGCGACGAGATTCGCCTGCCGATGCTCTACGTCAGCCACAATCCCGATGAAGTGCAGCGCATTGCCGACAACGTGCATGTGCTGGATTGA
- the modB gene encoding molybdate ABC transporter permease subunit, whose amino-acid sequence MFTPEELTAIGLSLKVAIVAALASLPPGIACGWLLARRRFPGKALLDALLHLPLVMPPVITGYALLVVLGTQGPVGSWLLEHLGVQFAFRWTGAALACAVMGFPLMVRAIRLSIEATDRHLEAAAATLGAGPWRVFFSITLPLAWPGLVAGVVLAFAKALGEFGATITFVSNIPGETQTLSSAIYGLMQVPGMESGIWRLAGVALAISLAALLLSEWLVRRPHPREED is encoded by the coding sequence ATGTTCACCCCGGAAGAGCTGACTGCGATCGGCTTGAGTCTCAAGGTCGCAATCGTCGCGGCGCTCGCCAGCCTGCCGCCGGGCATTGCCTGCGGCTGGCTGCTGGCGCGGCGTCGCTTCCCGGGTAAGGCCTTGCTGGATGCGCTGCTGCATCTGCCGTTGGTGATGCCCCCGGTGATCACCGGCTATGCGCTGTTGGTGGTGCTGGGCACACAGGGGCCTGTGGGCAGCTGGTTGCTGGAACACCTGGGCGTCCAGTTTGCGTTCCGCTGGACAGGCGCGGCGCTGGCGTGCGCGGTGATGGGATTTCCGCTGATGGTGCGCGCGATTCGCCTGTCGATCGAGGCCACCGACCGGCACCTGGAAGCGGCCGCCGCCACGCTGGGCGCCGGACCGTGGCGGGTGTTTTTCAGCATCACCTTGCCGCTGGCCTGGCCGGGCCTGGTCGCCGGCGTGGTGCTCGCGTTCGCCAAGGCGCTGGGCGAGTTCGGTGCCACCATCACCTTCGTGTCGAATATCCCTGGCGAAACACAGACCTTGTCGTCGGCCATTTACGGGCTGATGCAGGTGCCGGGTATGGAATCGGGCATCTGGCGGCTGGCCGGGGTGGCGCTGGCGATTTCGTTGGCCGCGTTGCTGCTGTCCGAATGGCTGGTGCGCCGGCCGCATCCGCGCGAGGAAGACTGA
- the modA gene encoding molybdate ABC transporter substrate-binding protein: MRMIGFWQRALCVLMVALPMLASAQTAPVTVFAAASLKEAMDEAAAAYEKATGTPVRVSYAASSALARQIEQGAPADVFFSADLEWMDDLQQRGLVLPAQRHNLLGNTLVLIAPASSKLRVDPRAPGPIAKALGESGRLAVGQTASVPAGKYAAAALRKLGQWDSVSNRLAESESVRAALMLVSRGEAPLGIVYDSDARADTKVRVVATLPDDSHDAIVYPVAALKNSNNPATAALVTWLGSKSARAIFARHGFSLKD, encoded by the coding sequence ATGCGCATGATCGGTTTCTGGCAGCGCGCGTTGTGCGTGCTGATGGTGGCATTGCCCATGTTGGCGAGTGCCCAGACCGCACCGGTCACGGTGTTTGCGGCCGCCAGCCTGAAAGAGGCGATGGACGAAGCCGCAGCTGCCTACGAAAAAGCAACCGGCACACCGGTGCGGGTGTCGTATGCAGCGAGCTCTGCGCTGGCACGCCAGATCGAACAAGGCGCACCGGCGGACGTGTTCTTTTCCGCCGACCTGGAGTGGATGGATGATCTGCAACAGCGTGGCCTGGTGCTGCCGGCGCAGCGGCACAACCTGCTCGGCAATACGCTGGTGCTGATCGCGCCAGCGAGCAGCAAGCTGCGCGTGGACCCACGTGCACCCGGCCCCATTGCTAAAGCGCTTGGCGAGAGTGGGCGCTTGGCCGTGGGCCAGACCGCCAGCGTGCCGGCCGGCAAATACGCAGCCGCTGCGCTGCGCAAGCTCGGCCAATGGGACAGCGTCAGCAACCGCCTGGCCGAATCGGAAAGCGTGCGCGCGGCGCTGATGCTGGTCTCGCGCGGCGAAGCGCCGCTGGGCATCGTGTATGACTCGGACGCACGCGCCGATACCAAGGTGCGCGTGGTCGCCACCTTGCCCGACGACAGCCATGACGCCATCGTGTATCCGGTTGCCGCATTGAAGAACAGCAACAATCCCGCTACCGCCGCATTGGTAACCTGGCTGGGCAGCAAGTCGGCCAGGGCGATCTTCGCGCGCCATGGTTTTTCGTTGAAGGACTGA
- a CDS encoding MBL fold metallo-hydrolase, whose amino-acid sequence MQPQVLVFFHADSNTFSYVVADAASGAAAVIDPALDYAAETGIIVTHAAQAILDAIAQHGWQLQWLLETHAHADHLSAAQWLKQHWPQARIGIGEGIRQVQQRLAPQYALPEDFRADGSQFDHLFADDERFLIGRIEARVVAVPGHTSDSIAYLIGDALFPGDSLFMPDAGTARCDFPGGDARQLFASIQRLYALPDSTRVFVCHDYGPGGRAVAHQTSIGEQRRSNIHVRDGVDVETFVAQRQARDASLPEPKLIRPALQTNLQAGRCAGVVPSR is encoded by the coding sequence ATGCAGCCCCAGGTCCTTGTGTTCTTTCATGCCGACAGCAACACCTTCAGCTATGTGGTCGCCGATGCGGCCTCCGGTGCGGCGGCGGTGATCGACCCGGCGCTGGACTACGCGGCCGAGACCGGCATCATCGTCACGCACGCGGCGCAAGCCATCCTCGATGCCATCGCGCAACACGGATGGCAGCTGCAGTGGCTGCTGGAAACCCATGCGCATGCCGATCACCTGTCTGCTGCGCAGTGGCTGAAACAGCACTGGCCGCAGGCGCGCATCGGCATTGGCGAAGGCATTCGCCAGGTGCAGCAGAGGCTTGCACCGCAGTACGCGTTACCGGAGGACTTTCGTGCCGATGGCTCGCAGTTCGATCATCTGTTTGCCGATGACGAGCGCTTCCTGATTGGGCGTATCGAAGCACGCGTCGTCGCGGTGCCCGGCCACACCAGCGACAGCATTGCGTATCTGATCGGCGATGCGCTGTTTCCTGGCGATTCGTTGTTCATGCCGGATGCGGGCACGGCGCGCTGCGATTTCCCTGGCGGCGATGCGCGCCAGTTGTTTGCCTCGATCCAGCGCCTGTACGCGCTTCCGGACAGCACCCGTGTTTTCGTTTGCCACGACTACGGCCCGGGCGGGCGGGCGGTGGCGCATCAAACCAGCATTGGCGAACAGCGACGCAGCAATATCCACGTGCGCGACGGTGTCGATGTCGAGACCTTCGTCGCGCAGCGGCAGGCGCGCGATGCCAGCTTGCCCGAGCCCAAACTGATCCGTCCGGCCTTGCAGACCAATCTCCAGGCGGGCCGCTGCGCCGGAGTGGTTCCGTCGCGCTAG
- a CDS encoding S1/P1 nuclease, with protein sequence MAAALQPTTALAWGPQGHRLVARIAETELSPQARAQVAQLLAGERDPTLHGVATWADELREHDPDLGKRSGPWHYVNLGEHDCAYSPPRDCPDGNCVIAALDQQTALLADRTQPLDVRRQALKFVVHFVGDIHQPMHAGYAHDKGGNDFQLQIDGKGSNLHSLWDSGMLNDSHLSDDAYLQRLLALPTAATMSAVLPPPAAAWAQASCKIAITPDVYPSAHVLPSTYIATYRPIAETQLRIAGDRLAAILNATLASP encoded by the coding sequence ATGGCCGCCGCGCTCCAGCCCACCACCGCGTTGGCTTGGGGTCCGCAAGGCCACCGTCTGGTGGCGCGCATCGCCGAAACCGAACTGAGCCCGCAGGCACGCGCGCAAGTGGCGCAATTGCTGGCCGGCGAGCGCGACCCGACGCTGCACGGCGTGGCGACCTGGGCCGATGAGCTGCGCGAGCACGACCCCGACCTGGGCAAGCGCTCCGGGCCATGGCACTACGTCAATCTGGGCGAACACGACTGCGCGTATTCGCCGCCGCGCGACTGCCCGGACGGTAACTGCGTGATCGCCGCGCTCGACCAGCAAACCGCCCTGCTCGCAGATCGCACACAGCCACTGGACGTGCGCCGCCAGGCCTTGAAGTTCGTGGTGCATTTTGTCGGCGACATCCATCAGCCGATGCACGCCGGCTACGCGCACGACAAGGGCGGCAACGACTTCCAGCTACAGATCGACGGCAAGGGCAGCAACCTGCATTCCCTGTGGGACAGCGGCATGCTCAACGACAGCCATCTGAGCGACGATGCGTATCTGCAACGCTTGCTTGCATTACCCACGGCTGCCACGATGTCTGCGGTACTGCCACCTCCGGCTGCGGCATGGGCGCAGGCCTCGTGCAAGATCGCCATCACGCCCGACGTATACCCGAGCGCGCACGTGTTGCCTTCCACATATATCGCCACTTACCGCCCAATCGCCGAAACGCAGTTGCGCATCGCCGGCGACCGGCTCGCTGCCATCCTCAACGCAACGCTGGCCAGCCCCTGA
- a CDS encoding IS630 family transposase, with protein MEATDMRSLSRDARHERRVQVIRLRKAGQTYDEIAAQTGLSRTGVFDICKRHDVAGAKALRDAPSGRRSGDGRLLDAAQEALVRKLITDKTPDQLKMPYALWTRAAVSQLIEQRFGIRLPVRTMGLYLARWGFTPQKPMKKAYEQSPAAVRKWLDEDYPVIAARAKAEGAEIHWGDESGLRSDDVRGRGFAPKGQTPVIRVNSKRHGLSVISTVTNKGQMRWRIFDGALNTNILIDFLRRLIKGASKKLFLILDNLRVHHAKPVKAWLAEHADAIEVFYLPSYSPELNPDEMANADIKQAVTTLAPARTKLQLVKATARHLRSVQRQPERIRKYFEHGPVRYAA; from the coding sequence ATGGAAGCAACCGACATGAGATCGTTGTCGCGCGACGCGCGGCACGAAAGGCGCGTGCAGGTCATTCGACTGCGCAAGGCGGGCCAGACCTACGACGAGATCGCGGCGCAGACTGGGTTGAGCCGCACGGGTGTGTTCGACATCTGCAAGCGTCACGATGTGGCAGGGGCCAAGGCTTTGCGCGACGCGCCCAGCGGGCGTCGCAGCGGCGACGGCCGGCTGCTCGACGCGGCGCAGGAAGCTTTGGTGCGCAAGCTCATTACCGACAAGACGCCTGACCAGTTGAAGATGCCCTACGCGCTGTGGACGCGCGCGGCGGTGTCGCAGCTCATCGAGCAGCGCTTTGGCATTCGCCTGCCGGTGCGCACGATGGGGCTGTACCTGGCGCGCTGGGGCTTCACGCCGCAAAAGCCGATGAAGAAGGCCTACGAGCAATCACCCGCCGCAGTCCGGAAGTGGCTCGACGAGGACTACCCGGTCATTGCCGCTCGTGCCAAGGCCGAGGGCGCCGAGATTCACTGGGGCGACGAGAGCGGCCTGCGCAGCGACGACGTGCGCGGGCGCGGCTTCGCCCCGAAAGGCCAGACGCCTGTGATCCGGGTCAACAGCAAGCGCCACGGCCTGTCGGTGATCTCCACCGTGACCAACAAGGGCCAGATGCGCTGGCGCATCTTCGACGGCGCGCTCAATACGAACATCCTGATCGACTTCCTGCGCCGGCTGATCAAGGGGGCGAGCAAGAAGCTGTTCCTGATCCTGGACAACCTGCGGGTACACCACGCCAAGCCCGTCAAGGCGTGGCTGGCCGAGCACGCCGATGCGATCGAGGTGTTCTACCTGCCCAGCTACAGCCCCGAACTCAACCCCGACGAAATGGCCAACGCCGACATCAAGCAAGCCGTCACGACGCTGGCGCCAGCGCGCACAAAGCTGCAACTGGTCAAGGCCACCGCACGCCACCTTCGCAGCGTGCAGCGCCAGCCTGAGCGGATTCGCAAATACTTCGAGCATGGGCCGGTTCGCTATGCGGCTTGA